In Bacteroidia bacterium, a genomic segment contains:
- the nuoL gene encoding NADH-quinone oxidoreductase subunit L has translation MDTLLRLIILLPIISSALIGLGGFFFPAFREKEKLVGFLATSAVAIPFFLVLTAFFQFTGEPVHFELFTWMAAGNLNIKFAYNLDQLSLLMGLIVNGVGALIHIYSVGYMHGDRGYYKFFAYLNLFIFSMNNLILGDNMAVMFLGWEGVGVCSYLLIGFWYEDMAKAAAAQKAFVANRIGDFAMIVAMMLIFTELVAHGGTTSLSFSEIIHTDFGDKTFWIALLLFIAATGKSAQIPLFVWLPDAMAGPTPVSALIHAATMVTSGIYMIARVHPIFLGAPEVMTVVVIVAALTALMAAFIAVAQNDIKGVLAYSTVSQLGFMFMALGAGAFTTAIFHVMTHAFFKACLFLGSGSVIHAMEHMHTVKDPQDIRTMGGLSKYMPSTSKTFWISTLAIAGIPLLSGFFSKDEILSSLFFNGFERPLYFLIWGVALFTAVLTAFYMTRVTFLTFNGQERFPHEKHPHESPAIMTIPLWILAVLAILGGYLGLPYIIGHGHYHILNEKWFHGLIENRDLHHAMTEHAAFEYLLLVLAFVVSIGTVLWTRNFYTKYDLAGDEKVQNFFGRLYNSMKGKFFVDELYNSSIIRPFVWAGSNIVVWFDKNVIDGVVNGSAATVASIGDVFRKLQTGLVSNYVLMVSVGVMLILTYLIFG, from the coding sequence ATGGATACTCTGCTAAGGCTGATCATTCTTCTACCCATTATTAGTTCCGCGCTGATCGGACTTGGGGGCTTCTTTTTCCCCGCTTTCCGAGAAAAGGAAAAGCTGGTAGGATTTCTCGCTACTTCAGCCGTAGCGATTCCTTTTTTTCTGGTGCTCACAGCTTTCTTTCAGTTTACGGGTGAACCTGTTCACTTTGAGCTGTTTACCTGGATGGCTGCCGGTAACCTGAATATCAAATTTGCCTACAACCTCGACCAGTTATCGCTCCTTATGGGGCTGATTGTCAATGGTGTGGGTGCACTGATCCACATTTATTCTGTGGGTTATATGCATGGCGACCGGGGGTACTATAAGTTTTTTGCCTACCTCAACCTCTTTATCTTCTCGATGAATAACCTGATTCTCGGAGATAATATGGCGGTGATGTTTCTCGGTTGGGAAGGTGTTGGGGTTTGTTCCTACCTCCTGATTGGTTTCTGGTACGAAGATATGGCAAAAGCTGCAGCTGCCCAGAAGGCGTTTGTTGCCAACCGTATCGGTGACTTTGCGATGATCGTGGCAATGATGCTGATTTTCACCGAGTTGGTCGCTCACGGCGGCACTACCAGCCTGAGTTTCAGTGAGATTATTCATACCGACTTTGGTGATAAAACTTTCTGGATTGCCCTGCTCCTCTTTATCGCAGCTACCGGTAAATCTGCCCAGATTCCGTTGTTTGTCTGGCTCCCTGATGCGATGGCCGGTCCGACACCTGTTTCTGCACTGATCCACGCGGCAACCATGGTCACCTCTGGTATCTATATGATTGCCCGTGTACACCCGATTTTCCTCGGCGCTCCTGAAGTGATGACCGTAGTGGTGATCGTCGCAGCGCTAACGGCTTTGATGGCGGCATTTATAGCCGTAGCACAAAATGATATCAAAGGTGTACTGGCATATTCAACCGTTTCTCAGCTGGGCTTTATGTTTATGGCCCTTGGGGCTGGCGCTTTCACTACAGCTATTTTCCATGTGATGACTCACGCTTTCTTTAAGGCATGTCTCTTCCTTGGTTCCGGCTCAGTGATCCACGCCATGGAGCATATGCATACAGTCAAAGATCCGCAGGATATCCGCACGATGGGAGGACTTTCAAAATATATGCCTTCCACCAGCAAAACTTTCTGGATTTCAACGCTGGCAATCGCCGGTATTCCGCTTCTTTCCGGTTTCTTCTCCAAGGATGAGATTCTTTCCAGCCTGTTCTTCAACGGTTTTGAAAGACCACTCTACTTCCTGATCTGGGGTGTTGCTCTGTTTACCGCCGTGCTCACGGCGTTTTATATGACCCGGGTTACTTTCCTTACCTTCAACGGTCAGGAGCGTTTCCCTCACGAAAAACACCCGCACGAAAGCCCCGCCATCATGACCATCCCTTTGTGGATTCTGGCAGTACTGGCTATTCTGGGTGGATATCTGGGACTTCCCTATATCATTGGACACGGGCACTATCATATTCTTAATGAAAAATGGTTCCACGGTCTGATTGAAAACCGCGACCTGCACCATGCTATGACCGAACATGCAGCTTTTGAATACCTGCTCCTGGTTCTTGCTTTTGTAGTATCCATCGGGACAGTTCTATGGACGCGGAATTTCTACACCAAATACGACCTCGCGGGTGATGAAAAAGTGCAAAACTTCTTTGGAAGACTTTACAACTCCATGAAGGGCAAATTTTTTGTGGACGAACTCTACAATTCATCTATCATCCGTCCCTTTGTATGGGCAGGTTCGAATATCGTTGTATGGTTTGATAAAAATGTCATTGACGGGGTAGTCAACGGAAGTGCCGCTACCGTGGCTTCGATTGGCGATGTTTTCCGGAAATTACAAACGGGTCTGGTATCCAATTATGTACTTATGGTATCCGTCGGCGTCATGTTGATTCTGACCTATCTGATTTTTGGATAA
- the nuoK gene encoding NADH-quinone oxidoreductase subunit NuoK produces the protein MLTPTIYSYLAVSVVMFALGTIGVLTRRNGIVVFMCVELMLNAVNLSLVAFSNMHNNATGSMLVFFVMCVAAAEAVVGLSIVIALFRNKLDIDINNVNIFKW, from the coding sequence ATGCTTACTCCGACGATTTATTCATATCTGGCAGTCAGTGTAGTCATGTTTGCCCTTGGAACCATAGGGGTACTGACACGCCGAAACGGGATAGTGGTTTTTATGTGTGTGGAGCTGATGCTCAACGCCGTAAACCTTTCACTTGTCGCTTTCTCCAATATGCACAACAATGCCACCGGCTCTATGTTGGTGTTTTTTGTAATGTGCGTGGCAGCGGCTGAAGCAGTAGTGGGGCTTTCGATCGTGATTGCTCTCTTCCGCAACAAACTGGATATTGATATCAATAATGTAAACATTTTTAAATGGTAA
- the bshA gene encoding N-acetyl-alpha-D-glucosaminyl L-malate synthase BshA: protein MNIGVVCYPTYGGSGVIATELGKALAERGHKIHFITYSRPIRLDLFSENIFYHEVRTKDYPLFDFIPYESALTSTMVDVARYHDLDLFHVHYAIPHASAAYMARQILKGYDRDVPFVTTLHGTDITLVGKNPSYEPVVSFSIDQSNGVTAVSEFLKKDTLENFAVKADIRVIHNFVDLNRFRRQNKDHFKKMITSGGEKVIVHTSNFRKVKRIDDVMLTFEKIRQKVPSKLLMVGDGPERIMAEEMCREMGICEDVIFLGSQNAVEEIYAIGDLFLIPSGNESFGLSALEAMACGVPVISSNAGGLTELVVDGENGYACKIGDVDSMAKAAISLLEDEAKWQVFSQNAFAHAQTFSIDAIVPKYEAYYEEICRQYAAV, encoded by the coding sequence ATGAATATAGGTGTTGTATGTTATCCAACCTATGGTGGAAGCGGCGTTATCGCCACCGAATTGGGTAAGGCACTTGCCGAAAGAGGCCATAAAATTCATTTTATCACGTATAGCCGCCCTATCAGACTGGATCTTTTTTCAGAAAATATATTTTACCATGAAGTCCGGACAAAAGATTACCCATTGTTTGACTTCATCCCATACGAGTCTGCGCTGACATCTACTATGGTGGATGTGGCGAGATATCACGATCTGGATTTGTTCCACGTTCATTATGCCATTCCTCACGCTTCGGCTGCCTATATGGCCCGCCAGATTTTGAAAGGGTATGACCGCGATGTGCCATTTGTAACCACGCTTCACGGGACCGACATTACTCTGGTAGGCAAAAACCCCAGCTATGAGCCGGTGGTCAGCTTTTCTATTGATCAAAGCAATGGGGTGACCGCTGTCTCCGAATTTCTCAAAAAAGATACCCTCGAAAATTTTGCCGTGAAGGCAGATATCCGGGTGATTCACAACTTTGTGGACCTCAACCGGTTTCGCCGTCAAAATAAAGACCATTTCAAAAAAATGATCACCAGCGGCGGAGAAAAAGTGATTGTGCATACCTCCAACTTCAGAAAAGTAAAACGCATCGACGATGTGATGCTGACTTTTGAGAAGATCAGACAAAAAGTACCGTCCAAATTGCTGATGGTAGGGGATGGGCCCGAACGGATTATGGCAGAAGAAATGTGCCGCGAAATGGGTATCTGTGAAGATGTGATTTTCCTGGGAAGCCAAAACGCAGTGGAGGAAATCTATGCAATCGGTGATCTGTTTCTGATCCCTTCCGGCAACGAAAGTTTTGGCCTTTCGGCGCTGGAAGCGATGGCATGCGGGGTGCCCGTCATTTCTTCCAATGCCGGCGGACTAACCGAACTCGTCGTTGACGGAGAAAATGGGTATGCGTGTAAAATCGGAGATGTGGATTCTATGGCAAAAGCAGCAATTTCACTGCTGGAAGATGAGGCCAAATGGCAGGTGTTTTCTCAAAATGCGTTTGCCCACGCGCAAACTTTCTCCATTGACGCGATTGTTCCCAAATATGAAGCGTATTATGAAGAAATTTGCAGACAATATGCAGCAGTTTAA
- a CDS encoding VWA domain-containing protein: MKLNTLLSCFFALSVSVFSLKSQPVERKATILDHKDQIRIQKVTTLSSPHRETNLSITPDGQFLFFMSLRGSQPWSRSYMTFKGDSVFDGDIWYSQKTNGRWQPPRSMPYGINTGQGEDEPNISADGKTVYFQSWNTNWYRTGGPYYKARCTDGKTWGEREGLGGGITEFFRIMPATDGMTLAADEKRLIVAAGPDYDANMDIYMSKQSTYGWTYCKKLPISTPGDDRSVFLAADGKTLYFASDGYEGFGGLDIYKTTLNSDGTFGEVINVGAPFNTSRDDYGLILTADGNEAYFVRDGDIYFADLQLADERIKPDIPEFVHTLTGTVRDSTTWRGLTSEVIVLDARTKRVVKKVTTNTAGKYSIELPNKSRVYDQIVVCEGYPNSRRTINVTTKAYNETYPSNFLLSKTPVVTEPEPQIIVQNHTSQPEAPTHTEEDDQVPVISKVDIKPRAVTEPPKITQTPVETVEIADPYSFDGVAENNLILLLDVSASMRKPEKLPLLKDSFKKLLEHMRPEDQISIVVYSGDAEVILDGVSAARQKTISDAIENLRSGGGTKGRMALRKAYNIASRNFIGEGNNRIILATDGYFEVDDLYSIAEKNASNSVYLSVFSFGKLNDDKVKQLQTLAEKGGGNYAGITAENVDLALLKEVKAVRKK, from the coding sequence ATGAAACTGAATACACTCCTTAGCTGTTTTTTTGCACTATCCGTGTCCGTATTTTCTCTGAAAAGTCAACCTGTGGAGCGAAAAGCGACCATCCTTGACCACAAGGACCAGATCAGGATTCAGAAAGTTACCACACTGAGCAGTCCCCACCGTGAAACCAATCTGTCCATCACTCCTGACGGACAGTTTTTGTTTTTTATGTCCCTCCGTGGAAGCCAGCCCTGGTCGCGTAGTTACATGACTTTCAAAGGTGATTCGGTATTTGACGGCGATATCTGGTACTCTCAAAAAACCAATGGCCGCTGGCAACCTCCGCGCAGTATGCCCTATGGCATCAATACCGGACAGGGAGAAGATGAACCCAATATTTCTGCCGACGGCAAAACCGTTTATTTCCAAAGCTGGAATACCAACTGGTACCGCACCGGCGGCCCCTACTACAAAGCCCGCTGTACCGATGGCAAAACCTGGGGCGAACGCGAAGGCCTCGGCGGCGGCATCACCGAATTTTTCCGCATCATGCCCGCTACCGATGGAATGACCCTCGCCGCAGATGAAAAACGTCTGATTGTTGCAGCCGGCCCTGACTATGATGCCAATATGGACATTTATATGAGCAAACAGTCCACCTATGGCTGGACTTACTGTAAAAAGCTACCCATCAGCACGCCCGGCGATGACCGCTCCGTATTCCTTGCCGCAGATGGCAAAACCCTTTATTTCGCCTCCGACGGATATGAAGGTTTTGGCGGACTCGATATATACAAAACTACCCTCAACAGCGATGGCACTTTCGGTGAAGTAATCAATGTCGGTGCGCCTTTCAATACTTCCCGCGACGATTATGGACTGATCCTTACTGCCGATGGCAATGAGGCATATTTTGTCAGAGATGGCGATATATATTTTGCAGACCTTCAGCTTGCCGACGAAAGAATCAAACCCGATATCCCCGAATTTGTCCACACCCTTACCGGAACAGTACGGGATAGTACCACCTGGCGGGGGTTGACCTCAGAGGTGATCGTGCTGGACGCCAGAACCAAACGTGTGGTGAAAAAAGTTACCACCAATACGGCGGGTAAATATTCGATAGAACTGCCCAACAAAAGCCGGGTATATGACCAGATTGTTGTATGTGAAGGTTATCCAAATTCCAGACGTACGATTAATGTCACCACTAAAGCTTACAATGAAACGTATCCCTCCAATTTCCTCCTGTCCAAAACTCCGGTAGTGACAGAACCAGAGCCACAGATCATCGTTCAGAATCATACATCTCAACCCGAAGCGCCTACGCATACGGAAGAAGATGATCAGGTACCCGTCATTTCAAAAGTTGATATCAAACCCCGCGCTGTTACAGAGCCTCCCAAGATTACCCAGACACCGGTAGAAACGGTGGAGATTGCCGATCCCTATTCATTTGATGGGGTGGCAGAAAACAATCTTATCCTTTTACTCGATGTTTCGGCGTCTATGCGCAAGCCCGAAAAACTCCCTTTGCTGAAAGACTCCTTTAAGAAGCTGCTGGAACATATGCGCCCGGAAGACCAGATTTCCATTGTGGTGTATTCGGGAGATGCGGAAGTCATCCTTGACGGCGTATCTGCCGCAAGGCAAAAAACCATCAGCGATGCGATCGAAAACCTGCGAAGCGGCGGAGGCACCAAAGGCCGGATGGCCCTGAGAAAAGCCTATAATATCGCCTCAAGAAATTTTATCGGCGAAGGCAATAACCGGATCATTCTCGCTACGGATGGTTATTTTGAAGTCGATGACCTCTACTCTATCGCCGAAAAAAATGCCAGTAATTCGGTGTATTTGTCGGTATTCTCTTTTGGTAAACTCAATGATGACAAAGTCAAACAATTGCAAACCCTCGCCGAAAAAGGCGGAGGAAACTATGCAGGAATTACCGCAGAAAATGTAGATTTGGCATTGCTCAAAGAAGTAAAAGCCGTAAGAAAAAAATAA
- a CDS encoding T9SS type A sorting domain-containing protein codes for MSFAADKNDDRTLMMLDSAEVVDLQAMAENTVGPASVMAWNLLCFGYDRCRDYPPASEEGNNARRADPRLNARDLIRSEYYKLKVYPNPAGLYATFEWDLIHLEGEAGLRILDTYGREVAQYLITTQKDQWLWDTRNVPDRIYLYELRTEAQEVLAQGKIVVKK; via the coding sequence ATGAGTTTTGCGGCAGATAAAAACGATGACCGCACCCTGATGATGCTTGACAGTGCCGAAGTGGTGGATCTACAGGCGATGGCCGAAAACACGGTAGGCCCGGCCTCGGTGATGGCGTGGAATCTTTTGTGTTTTGGGTACGACCGGTGCCGCGATTATCCTCCGGCATCGGAAGAAGGAAACAACGCCCGGCGAGCCGATCCCCGCCTCAACGCCCGTGATCTGATCCGGTCGGAATATTACAAACTGAAAGTCTATCCCAACCCGGCGGGCCTATACGCCACCTTTGAGTGGGATCTGATCCATCTGGAGGGCGAAGCCGGTCTCCGGATTTTGGATACCTATGGCCGGGAAGTCGCCCAATACCTTATCACAACCCAGAAAGACCAATGGCTGTGGGACACGCGGAATGTGCCGGATCGCATCTATCTTTACGAGTTGCGCACCGAAGCACAGGAAGTGCTGGCACAGGGGAAAATTGTGGTGAAGAAGTAA
- the kdsB gene encoding 3-deoxy-manno-octulosonate cytidylyltransferase — MILGVIPARYGSSRFPGKPLVEIQGKSMIRRVYEQCQKAEAVSRVVVATDDERIFGHVLDFGGNVEMTGTEHLSGTERMAEIAQKYGEFSHFINIQGDEPFIDPGQINQVGEILLGNGAPDIVTLARPMVDREQISNPNLVKVVMDMLGNAMYFSRSVIPFPRNETPGMVWYKHIGIYGFRREVLLAVPQMPASPLEVSESLEQLRWLTNGYRIQVGITLTESISVDTPDDLSEFSDL, encoded by the coding sequence ATGATACTTGGAGTCATTCCTGCCCGCTATGGGTCGAGTCGTTTTCCCGGAAAACCATTGGTCGAAATCCAGGGTAAGAGTATGATCCGGCGTGTGTACGAGCAGTGTCAGAAAGCCGAGGCAGTCAGCCGGGTAGTAGTTGCTACAGATGATGAGCGGATTTTCGGGCATGTGCTTGATTTTGGTGGAAATGTAGAAATGACCGGAACAGAACATCTCTCAGGTACAGAGCGAATGGCTGAGATTGCACAAAAGTACGGAGAATTTAGCCATTTTATCAATATACAGGGAGATGAGCCTTTTATTGATCCGGGGCAAATCAATCAGGTAGGGGAAATATTGCTTGGGAATGGCGCTCCGGATATAGTTACGCTGGCAAGACCCATGGTTGACCGCGAACAAATCAGCAATCCAAACCTTGTGAAAGTGGTGATGGATATGTTGGGGAATGCCATGTACTTCAGCCGGTCAGTGATTCCTTTTCCCAGAAATGAAACACCGGGCATGGTATGGTATAAGCATATCGGTATTTATGGTTTTCGCAGAGAAGTATTGCTGGCCGTACCCCAAATGCCCGCGTCTCCTTTGGAGGTGTCAGAGTCCCTGGAACAGCTCCGCTGGCTGACAAACGGATACAGAATACAGGTCGGAATTACCCTCACAGAGTCCATATCAGTCGATACACCTGACGACTTGTCCGAATTTTCGGATTTATAG
- a CDS encoding NADH-quinone oxidoreductase subunit J has translation MEATSLTVQTVLFWVFAIIGIAGGVGLIFNRSPIYAALSLILNFFSIAGLYLSLNAEFIAAIQILVYAGAIMVLFLFVIMLLNLQDEHGLYSFDARRGIAFILGLAFIAEMLFVFRSFAEKEVSTNFAFGKVESIGDKMMTDYLFPFEMISVVLIAALIGAIVIARKHNYSD, from the coding sequence TTGGAAGCAACATCTTTAACAGTTCAAACGGTACTTTTCTGGGTTTTTGCCATCATTGGCATTGCCGGCGGGGTAGGGCTTATATTTAACCGAAGCCCGATCTATGCGGCACTATCCCTGATCCTGAATTTTTTCAGTATTGCAGGATTGTACCTATCGCTGAATGCAGAATTTATCGCTGCAATTCAGATTCTGGTTTATGCCGGAGCCATTATGGTATTATTTCTTTTCGTCATCATGCTGCTCAACCTTCAGGACGAGCACGGTCTCTATTCTTTTGATGCCCGAAGGGGGATTGCCTTTATTCTTGGTCTGGCATTTATTGCAGAAATGTTATTCGTATTCAGATCATTTGCGGAGAAAGAAGTCAGCACAAATTTCGCTTTTGGAAAGGTAGAGTCCATTGGTGATAAAATGATGACGGATTATCTTTTCCCCTTTGAAATGATCTCGGTTGTCCTGATTGCCGCGCTTATCGGAGCAATCGTAATCGCAAGGAAACATAATTATTCTGACTAG
- the icd gene encoding NADP-dependent isocitrate dehydrogenase yields MAGDKITIKNGKLFVPDSPVIPFIIGDGTGPDIWHASVRVFDAAVEKAYGGKKKIVWKEVLAGQKAFDETGDWLPQQTVDDIDEYLVAIKGPLTTPIGGGIRSLNVALRQKLDLYVCLRPVRYFEGVPSPVKNPELVDMVIFRENTEDIYAGIEAKAGTEKAERLLDFIREEFPEDFAKIRFGSEERINEFNQSIGAAPSSTVEVGLGIKAVSRTGTERLVRGAIEYAIRHKRKSVTLVHKGNIMKYTEGAFRDWGYELAEREFGDYVYTWAQYDRTAAVSGKDAANAEQSAAEKAGKIIVKDAIADIALQQVLTRPSEFDVIATLNLNGDYLSDALAAQVGGIGIAPGANINYISGHALFEATHGTAPKYADLDVVNPSSVILSGVLMLEHMGWQEAADLILKGIESSIAQKRVTYDFHRLMEGATKLKCSEFGDEIIRNM; encoded by the coding sequence ATGGCTGGAGACAAAATTACCATCAAAAACGGGAAACTGTTCGTACCTGACAGTCCTGTCATTCCCTTTATCATTGGCGACGGAACAGGTCCCGACATCTGGCATGCATCCGTACGCGTGTTTGACGCAGCAGTAGAAAAAGCTTATGGCGGCAAAAAGAAAATTGTCTGGAAAGAAGTACTCGCCGGACAAAAAGCATTTGACGAAACCGGAGACTGGCTTCCACAGCAGACCGTTGACGATATCGACGAATACCTCGTCGCCATCAAAGGCCCGCTGACTACCCCTATTGGTGGTGGTATCCGCTCACTCAACGTTGCGCTTCGCCAGAAACTCGATCTTTACGTTTGTCTCCGCCCGGTAAGATATTTTGAAGGTGTTCCTTCTCCCGTCAAAAATCCCGAACTGGTGGACATGGTGATCTTCCGTGAAAATACCGAAGATATTTACGCCGGTATCGAAGCAAAAGCAGGAACTGAGAAAGCAGAAAGATTGCTTGACTTTATCCGTGAAGAATTTCCCGAAGACTTTGCAAAAATCCGTTTTGGTTCTGAAGAGCGGATCAATGAGTTCAACCAGTCCATTGGTGCAGCACCTTCTTCAACAGTTGAAGTAGGTCTGGGTATCAAAGCCGTTTCCCGCACCGGTACGGAAAGACTGGTTCGCGGTGCCATTGAATACGCGATCCGCCACAAACGCAAATCCGTTACCCTGGTACACAAAGGAAACATCATGAAATATACCGAAGGTGCTTTCCGCGACTGGGGTTATGAACTCGCTGAGCGCGAATTTGGAGACTACGTCTATACATGGGCACAGTACGACCGTACGGCTGCGGTCAGCGGAAAAGACGCTGCTAATGCCGAGCAATCAGCCGCTGAGAAAGCAGGTAAAATCATCGTAAAAGATGCTATTGCCGACATTGCCCTTCAGCAGGTATTGACCCGTCCGAGTGAGTTTGACGTGATTGCCACCCTCAACCTCAATGGCGACTACCTCTCCGACGCACTGGCTGCTCAGGTAGGCGGTATCGGTATCGCTCCTGGTGCCAACATCAACTACATCTCTGGTCATGCTTTGTTTGAGGCTACCCACGGTACTGCTCCCAAATATGCAGACCTCGACGTGGTAAACCCCAGTTCCGTGATTCTCTCCGGTGTACTGATGCTGGAGCACATGGGCTGGCAGGAAGCAGCTGATCTGATCCTCAAAGGCATCGAAAGCTCGATCGCTCAAAAAAGGGTAACCTACGATTTCCACCGCCTCATGGAAGGAGCAACCAAACTGAAGTGCTCCGAATTTGGCGACGAAATTATCCGGAATATGTAA
- a CDS encoding HTTM domain-containing protein produces the protein MITYQQIKEKGIAFFSDPHDPAPLGIFRILIAGFAIVQAVFWYPDWLAFFGKEGWIQWEISHALNQAWNLHLSLIYEWLSFTGISADQMVMAFFWVYVISATGLLLGWFTRVWAILTWLCHFTMMSTSPTFMYGVDIFLQIALFYLMLMPVSKAFSLDLRQGRVSGDPTWGVTISLRVLQLHMCMAYLSAGYEKMLAAEWWDGNVLWRSLVQPDFRQFDLTWLARFPWIPMLLSWFTMVVETFYFIGMWVPKLRVFWLAGIISLHLGIGLFLGLKFFGLIMILMSVSAFGYDAWQDIKRQKSFIKNLATGS, from the coding sequence ATGATTACTTATCAGCAAATCAAAGAAAAAGGGATAGCTTTTTTCAGCGACCCGCATGATCCTGCACCTCTGGGGATTTTTCGCATACTGATCGCGGGTTTTGCCATTGTTCAGGCGGTATTCTGGTATCCTGACTGGCTGGCCTTTTTTGGAAAAGAAGGCTGGATTCAGTGGGAAATTTCGCATGCACTCAACCAGGCCTGGAATCTCCACCTCTCTCTGATTTATGAATGGCTGAGTTTTACCGGAATCTCTGCCGATCAGATGGTGATGGCTTTTTTCTGGGTGTACGTGATTTCTGCTACCGGCTTGCTGCTGGGTTGGTTTACCCGTGTCTGGGCGATCCTCACCTGGCTTTGCCACTTTACGATGATGAGCACCAGTCCGACATTTATGTATGGGGTGGATATTTTCCTTCAGATCGCCCTTTTTTATCTGATGCTGATGCCCGTTTCAAAGGCATTTTCATTGGACCTCAGACAGGGAAGGGTATCCGGAGATCCGACCTGGGGTGTAACGATTTCCCTCAGAGTGCTTCAGTTGCATATGTGTATGGCCTACCTTTCTGCCGGATATGAAAAAATGCTGGCTGCCGAATGGTGGGATGGAAATGTGCTCTGGCGATCTTTGGTACAGCCCGATTTCCGGCAATTTGACCTCACCTGGCTGGCGCGTTTCCCCTGGATTCCCATGCTTCTGAGCTGGTTTACGATGGTTGTGGAAACGTTTTACTTCATCGGAATGTGGGTGCCAAAGCTGAGAGTTTTCTGGCTGGCAGGGATCATTTCATTGCATCTGGGCATCGGATTATTCCTCGGACTCAAATTTTTTGGGCTGATTATGATTCTCATGTCTGTTTCTGCTTTCGGTTATGATGCCTGGCAGGATATAAAGAGACAAAAGTCATTCATTAAGAATCTCGCTACGGGTTCATAA
- a CDS encoding PDZ domain-containing protein, which produces MKNYSLFLMIALWAFSSFAQDTIKSVTIRINGDVNGKVIKMDTTLTVESAKDVTVILNELGISDLDENRSMEKTIIIRDQNSLKHDDHELKWFSTENLSDSMIVGNAGVKLFFSPDSGNTFTFIDGDKKGKGMNFDFDWDSDASDRHSRTFMGISMTNDESGGVRISGVENNSSAEKAGLRRGDIIVMIEKERIGNDKQLSAIIRSYDPGDKIDVTYIRGGKKMKTTVKLGKRD; this is translated from the coding sequence ATGAAAAATTATTCACTATTTCTTATGATCGCCCTCTGGGCTTTTTCATCCTTTGCACAGGATACGATCAAATCGGTTACCATCAGAATCAATGGCGATGTCAATGGTAAAGTTATCAAAATGGATACTACCCTTACCGTTGAATCCGCAAAAGATGTAACTGTTATTCTGAATGAATTGGGAATCAGTGATCTGGATGAAAACCGTTCGATGGAAAAAACCATCATTATCAGGGATCAAAATTCCTTAAAACATGATGACCATGAGTTGAAGTGGTTTTCCACTGAAAATCTATCCGATTCGATGATCGTCGGAAATGCGGGCGTGAAGCTGTTTTTTTCCCCTGACAGCGGCAACACTTTTACCTTTATAGATGGGGACAAGAAGGGAAAAGGGATGAATTTTGACTTCGACTGGGATTCAGATGCCAGCGACCGGCACTCCCGTACTTTTATGGGTATTAGTATGACCAATGACGAAAGTGGCGGCGTGCGTATCTCTGGTGTGGAAAATAATAGCAGTGCGGAAAAAGCGGGCCTCCGCCGGGGGGATATTATTGTCATGATTGAAAAAGAGCGTATCGGAAATGATAAACAACTCTCAGCCATTATCAGGAGTTATGATCCCGGAGATAAAATTGATGTTACCTATATCCGCGGTGGTAAAAAAATGAAAACGACTGTAAAGCTTGGAAAACGCGACTGA